A genomic region of Trifolium pratense cultivar HEN17-A07 linkage group LG3, ARS_RC_1.1, whole genome shotgun sequence contains the following coding sequences:
- the LOC123916436 gene encoding plasmodesmata-located protein 7 yields the protein MSKTKTLISLIIFSTFILHSFSISTDTFLYGGCTQQTYTQNSPYESNLNSLLTSLVNSATYTSYNNFTIIASNPTDIVYGLYQCRGDISMPDCSSCVAHAVSRARDICPGACGGVVQLEGCYVKYDNVKFLGVEDKTIVLKKCGPYVGYDTGTRDAVLSGLMGSGGGYFRVGGSGQLKGMAQCIGDLSFVECEDCVSEAIRRLRSDCPAADFGDMFLGKCYARYSTGGGGGAHSYSKAHGKSDNNGEKTFAIIIGLLAGVAILIIFLAFLRRICEGQGK from the exons atgtCCAAAACAAAAACACTCATCTCCCTCATAATCTTCTCAACTTTCATTCTCCATTCTTTTTCCATCTCCACAGACACATTCCTCTACGGAGGGTGCACACAACAAACATACACCCAAAACTCACCCTACGAATCCAACCTCAACTCACTCCTCACTTCCCTAGTCAACTCAGCAACTTACACATCCTACAACAACTTCACAATCATCGCCTCAAATCCCACCGACATCGTTTACGGCCTCTACCAATGTCGTGGCGACATCTCCATGCCAGACTGCTCCTCCTGCGTTGCACACGCCGTCTCACGTGCCAGAGACATTTGTCCAGGTGCGTGCGGCGGGGTAGTGCAACTAGAAGGATGCTatgtgaaatatgataatgTTAAGTTTTTGGGTGTGGAGGATAAAACAATTGTGTTGAAGAAATGTGGACCCTATGTTGGGTATGATACGGGTACCCGAGATGCGGTTTTGTCCGGGTTAATGGGTTCGGGTGGTGGGTATTTTCGGGTTGGTGGGTCGGGTCAGTTGAAGGGAATGGCGCAGTGTATTGGTGATTTGAGTTTTGTGGAGTGTGAGGATTGTGTTTCGGAGGCCATCCGACGGTTGAGAAGTGACTGCCCAGCCGCGGATTTTGGTGATATGTTTTTGGGGAAGTGTTATGCGAGGTACTCtactggtggtggtggtggggcCCATTCTTACTCCAAGGCCCATG GTAAATCGGACAACAATGGTGAGAAGACATTTGCCATAATTATTGGATTATTAGCAGGTGTAGCTATACTTATTATTTTCCTAGCTTTCTTAAGAAGGATTTGTGAGGGACAAG GTAAATAA